The following are encoded together in the Aerococcus mictus genome:
- a CDS encoding bifunctional 4-hydroxy-2-oxoglutarate aldolase/2-dehydro-3-deoxy-phosphogluconate aldolase — protein sequence MSSESIVEQLGEEQLLPLYTVNDMNFLDKMSEILLANNLHFIEITYRSQLASQAIKYLSEAKQLIVGAGTVRTLDQAKDAIDNGAEFIVTPGFSDRVVEYCLNKDIPIVPGAVTPSEIMRAQNYGIDIVKFFPANVYGGLDAIKALSGPFYDMKFVPTGGVNSNNYQEFLSCPNIFAVGGSFIISEKEIAKDNGQSANQALNHLVTQLN from the coding sequence ATGAGTAGTGAAAGCATTGTTGAGCAACTAGGGGAAGAGCAACTCCTACCTTTATATACAGTTAATGATATGAATTTTCTAGATAAGATGTCAGAAATATTACTTGCTAATAATCTACATTTTATCGAAATTACCTACCGTAGCCAACTCGCTTCTCAAGCGATTAAGTATTTGTCTGAAGCTAAACAGTTAATTGTTGGAGCTGGAACGGTACGTACTTTAGATCAAGCCAAAGACGCTATTGACAATGGGGCGGAATTTATTGTTACACCAGGTTTTTCAGATAGAGTTGTTGAATATTGTTTAAATAAAGACATTCCAATTGTTCCGGGTGCGGTAACTCCTTCTGAAATAATGAGAGCCCAAAATTATGGCATTGACATTGTGAAATTTTTCCCGGCAAATGTTTATGGTGGCTTAGATGCAATCAAAGCATTAAGTGGTCCTTTTTATGACATGAAATTTGTACCAACTGGAGGCGTTAACTCTAACAACTACCAAGAATTTCTTAGTTGTCCCAATATCTTTGCTGTGGGTGGTTCCTTTATTATTTCGGAAAAAGAAATAGCAAAAGATAATGGTCAATCAGCTAATCAAGCATTAAATCATTTAGTGACACAATTAAATTAG
- a CDS encoding HAD family hydrolase translates to MFRFIAKDHVQLKPYARDILDYCKATFDAVGLGSSAPNVRGYKMLEHFEISKYFDHILFAQDVKHNKPHPEVYLKHLDYHQVDADEALVIEDSIVGAQAANNAGIGVILVPDNEFPKSSEPRPDNVLLEVDNLNEVIKWMKD, encoded by the coding sequence ATTTTTAGATTTATTGCTAAAGATCATGTCCAATTAAAGCCCTATGCAAGGGATATTTTGGATTATTGTAAGGCGACATTTGATGCTGTTGGCTTAGGGTCATCAGCCCCTAATGTTAGGGGATATAAAATGCTAGAACACTTTGAGATTAGCAAGTATTTTGACCATATTTTATTTGCCCAAGATGTGAAGCATAATAAACCTCATCCGGAAGTCTATTTGAAACATTTGGATTATCACCAAGTTGATGCAGATGAAGCTCTGGTTATTGAGGACTCTATCGTGGGAGCTCAAGCCGCGAATAATGCTGGAATTGGGGTTATTTTAGTGCCTGATAACGAATTTCCTAAATCTTCTGAACCACGACCAGACAATGTTTTACTTGAAGTAGATAACTTAAATGAAGTCATTAAATGGATGAAGGACTAA
- a CDS encoding PTS system mannose/fructose/sorbose family transporter subunit IID — protein sequence MNEIRKDSALAPEVITAKDVNKAWTRFYFANEIPHSFDRYISGALMWGLMPILKKLYKDKDELSAAYQRHLLFFNTQLSWGGGTITGIMASMEQVRAQEVHNGEEITVSDDLLYNTKAGLMGALAGIGDSIDSGTIQYIFIAIGLPWAQQGSGLGALIPFICFATYQYLIGAYFAQMGFKLGRSAASEVMGSSMQKIINGLSILGLFMMGILAGNYVKVSSSLQFTLSGKEFVIQDILDGILPGLLPLLTVAGVYFYFLKKEFNVTKALIGLTVILGVLAAVGIL from the coding sequence ATGAATGAAATTAGAAAAGATAGTGCATTAGCTCCAGAAGTGATTACTGCAAAAGATGTTAATAAAGCATGGACACGATTTTATTTTGCTAATGAAATTCCCCATTCTTTTGACCGTTATATCTCTGGTGCGTTAATGTGGGGCTTAATGCCAATTTTGAAAAAATTATATAAAGATAAAGATGAACTTTCGGCAGCTTATCAACGCCACCTATTGTTCTTCAACACCCAGTTATCCTGGGGTGGCGGTACCATTACTGGTATCATGGCTTCAATGGAACAAGTTCGGGCTCAAGAGGTACACAATGGCGAAGAAATTACTGTATCCGATGACTTATTATATAACACAAAAGCAGGGCTAATGGGAGCCTTAGCGGGTATCGGAGACTCGATTGATTCGGGAACTATTCAGTATATTTTCATCGCTATTGGTCTTCCTTGGGCACAACAAGGGTCCGGGCTAGGGGCTCTGATTCCATTTATCTGTTTTGCTACTTATCAATACTTAATTGGTGCTTACTTTGCTCAAATGGGCTTTAAGCTAGGACGCTCAGCTGCTTCAGAAGTGATGGGCTCCTCTATGCAAAAAATCATTAACGGCCTGTCAATATTAGGATTGTTTATGATGGGGATTTTAGCAGGTAATTATGTAAAGGTTTCTTCAAGTTTACAGTTTACTCTTTCTGGAAAAGAGTTTGTTATTCAGGATATCTTAGATGGTATTTTACCAGGTCTATTACCTTTACTTACCGTAGCAGGAGTCTATTTCTACTTCCTTAAAAAAGAATTTAATGTGACAAAAGCTCTAATCGGACTGACTGTAATATTAGGTGTGCTAGCTGCGGTTGGTATACTTTAG
- a CDS encoding PTS sugar transporter subunit IIA — protein sequence MVGLLLISHGRMAEGMIDSLALIGGVDEHIDYCSLVAGQDFETFKEDVRQSIKALDSGDGVLVFVDLYGASPFNATLQIYRELLKENIHIRVIIGMNLPMLLEANAMKSALSLGELTNMVLSSGQESIQEPISEIVNNEVEEEEDDY from the coding sequence ATGGTTGGACTCTTATTAATAAGTCATGGACGTATGGCAGAGGGCATGATTGATAGCCTTGCTTTGATCGGTGGGGTTGATGAACATATTGATTATTGCTCTTTAGTAGCTGGTCAAGATTTTGAAACTTTTAAAGAAGATGTTCGCCAGTCTATCAAGGCGCTTGATAGTGGCGATGGGGTCTTAGTCTTTGTCGACCTATATGGGGCCTCTCCTTTTAATGCAACACTACAAATTTATCGAGAATTATTGAAAGAAAATATTCACATCCGTGTGATTATTGGTATGAATTTACCTATGCTACTAGAAGCTAATGCCATGAAATCAGCTTTGAGTCTTGGTGAACTTACCAATATGGTTTTATCAAGCGGTCAAGAATCCATTCAAGAACCAATTTCTGAAATTGTTAACAATGAAGTGGAAGAAGAGGAAGATGATTACTAA
- a CDS encoding HAD hydrolase-like protein — protein sequence MSIIHKNCIIFDMDGLLVNSEIVYHDAWHQSFNDFDIEVPDGLVTSWIGQSARNVHDSLVAICGSDEKAKEVRSYRETLFLDLLLKIMSN from the coding sequence ATGTCAATAATACATAAAAATTGCATTATTTTCGATATGGATGGTCTTTTGGTCAATAGTGAAATTGTTTACCATGATGCCTGGCACCAAAGTTTTAATGACTTTGATATTGAAGTGCCAGATGGACTAGTTACATCCTGGATTGGCCAAAGCGCCCGTAATGTTCACGATAGTTTAGTAGCTATTTGCGGAAGTGATGAAAAAGCTAAAGAAGTTCGGTCCTATCGGGAAACCTTATTTTTAGATTTATTGCTAAAGATCATGTCCAATTAA
- a CDS encoding PTS system mannose/fructose/N-acetylgalactosamine-transporter subunit IIB codes for MGEVVLARVDARLIHGQVSTNLVNSTGANAIFVADDPSAHDDFAKNVIISAGGRTGQKIRVLKEEGSVRYWKDRQYDNYKVLFMTKTIEAVYKIIKEGVPIKKLNIGGLPQRPGLTPIIKEVAINQEQYDMLKELRDDYDVEVYFQAIPSSTRVELKDVANKFE; via the coding sequence ATGGGAGAAGTTGTTTTAGCAAGAGTCGACGCACGTTTAATTCATGGGCAAGTATCCACTAATTTAGTTAATTCGACTGGAGCCAATGCTATTTTTGTAGCAGATGACCCTTCAGCACATGATGATTTTGCTAAAAATGTCATTATTAGTGCTGGCGGACGAACCGGACAAAAAATTCGCGTTTTAAAAGAAGAAGGTTCCGTTCGTTATTGGAAGGACCGTCAATATGACAACTATAAGGTGCTGTTCATGACTAAAACGATTGAAGCAGTGTATAAAATTATTAAAGAAGGCGTTCCAATTAAAAAATTAAATATTGGAGGTTTACCTCAACGTCCAGGTTTAACACCGATCATCAAAGAAGTAGCAATCAATCAAGAACAATATGATATGCTCAAAGAATTACGTGATGATTATGACGTAGAAGTCTATTTCCAAGCAATTCCTTCCTCCACTCGTGTGGAATTAAAAGATGTCGCTAATAAATTCGAGTAG
- a CDS encoding DUF871 domain-containing protein: MKLGCAIYPEYHDYSTIEKYLTKLKKFGFKRIFISLLQINDAETFTKYQKILEFLNNEDFQVVADVNPDVLNRLGWSEDLIGKLNNYGINIIRLDEAPSLKYLAELTHNNHGVKIELNMSTHPEILRELIEMGADKNNITGSHNFYPKRYTGLSERHFKEMTKFFRDYEVETSAFVNSPCSNEGPWPLAEGLCTLEDHRYKNLNYQINYFKALGNIDNVIVANQFMSEEEMKLLSEAVEKPVTFQAQLLNDISPIEKEIVESMHVYRGDISHYVIRSSNSRVKYANSDIKPIKQSKQVHKGDIMIDNNLYKRYKGELQIALTPFEVSDKTNIVGQIDSDYIPLLENLKPWANFKFDMGNDIK, translated from the coding sequence ATGAAGCTGGGATGTGCAATTTATCCAGAGTACCATGACTATTCGACTATTGAAAAGTACTTAACCAAGTTAAAAAAATTTGGATTTAAAAGAATATTTATTTCTCTACTACAAATAAACGATGCAGAAACTTTTACTAAGTACCAAAAAATTTTGGAGTTTTTAAATAATGAAGACTTTCAAGTTGTTGCAGATGTTAATCCAGATGTTTTAAATAGACTTGGGTGGAGTGAAGATTTAATAGGGAAGTTGAATAACTATGGAATTAATATCATTCGTTTAGATGAAGCTCCATCCTTAAAATACCTCGCAGAGCTCACACATAATAATCATGGAGTCAAAATTGAATTAAATATGTCAACTCATCCAGAAATTTTAAGAGAATTAATAGAGATGGGTGCTGATAAGAATAATATTACAGGAAGTCACAATTTTTATCCTAAAAGATATACAGGTTTATCAGAAAGACATTTTAAAGAGATGACTAAATTTTTTAGAGATTATGAGGTTGAAACATCTGCATTTGTTAATTCCCCATGTAGTAATGAGGGGCCGTGGCCTTTAGCCGAAGGATTATGTACTTTAGAAGATCATAGATATAAAAATTTAAATTACCAAATTAATTATTTCAAGGCTTTAGGAAATATAGATAATGTCATTGTTGCCAACCAATTTATGAGTGAAGAAGAGATGAAACTTCTAAGTGAAGCAGTTGAAAAACCGGTTACTTTTCAGGCTCAATTGCTAAATGATATTTCTCCTATAGAAAAAGAAATTGTGGAATCAATGCATGTTTATCGCGGAGATATTTCCCATTATGTGATTCGTTCGAGTAATAGTCGTGTCAAATATGCGAATTCAGATATCAAACCGATCAAGCAATCAAAACAGGTACATAAGGGGGACATCATGATTGATAATAACCTTTATAAACGATATAAAGGAGAACTTCAAATCGCCCTAACTCCTTTTGAAGTATCTGATAAGACTAATATCGTCGGACAAATAGATAGTGATTATATTCCATTACTTGAAAATCTAAAGCCATGGGCTAATTTTAAGTTTGATATGGGAAATGATATTAAATGA
- a CDS encoding PTS mannose/fructose/sorbose/N-acetylgalactosamine transporter subunit IIC yields MDVTVSMWQALAIAVWVAMVMSRSILGGATLTLRFSPLMTGFVGGLVFGNVADAMVITAAIQLIYMGVFSPGGQMPSEPCIAAAIAVPVALLSGMGPEAAVGIAVPVGLLGSYLYQFRFFVNTFIARSFMDNAAKEADSRKLTISIIWLPTLVSFLIFVPFMFIALYLGTPLIASFVESASGTIIFHILEVIGGGLAAIGIAVTVYVIGKKNYIPFFLLAYFMAVMFSSLEITMVTYAILGALIAYIFVMAQGSSTAGMVSGSSADEDDDDY; encoded by the coding sequence ATGGATGTTACTGTAAGTATGTGGCAAGCCTTGGCAATTGCAGTTTGGGTGGCCATGGTTATGTCACGTTCAATTTTAGGTGGTGCCACGTTAACCCTTAGGTTCTCACCACTGATGACAGGTTTTGTGGGTGGTTTAGTATTTGGTAATGTTGCTGATGCGATGGTGATTACAGCAGCTATTCAATTAATTTACATGGGGGTATTCTCACCAGGTGGGCAAATGCCATCAGAACCATGTATTGCTGCAGCAATTGCTGTACCTGTAGCATTGCTAAGTGGTATGGGCCCTGAAGCGGCTGTTGGTATTGCTGTTCCAGTCGGATTATTAGGTTCTTATTTATATCAATTTAGATTCTTTGTTAATACCTTTATTGCGCGGTCATTTATGGATAATGCTGCAAAAGAAGCAGATAGCCGTAAATTAACAATTTCTATTATTTGGTTACCAACTTTAGTATCGTTCTTAATTTTTGTACCTTTTATGTTTATTGCATTGTATCTCGGCACTCCGTTAATTGCATCATTCGTTGAATCAGCATCAGGTACAATTATTTTCCATATCTTAGAAGTTATCGGTGGCGGTTTAGCAGCCATTGGTATTGCTGTGACAGTTTATGTTATCGGTAAGAAAAATTATATTCCTTTCTTCCTCTTGGCTTATTTCATGGCAGTAATGTTCAGTTCCTTAGAGATTACCATGGTTACTTATGCGATTTTGGGTGCTTTAATTGCCTATATCTTCGTAATGGCCCAAGGAAGCTCAACCGCAGGTATGGTTTCAGGTTCAAGCGCTGACGAAGATGATGATGACTATTAA
- a CDS encoding D-isomer specific 2-hydroxyacid dehydrogenase family protein, whose protein sequence is MTDYKIALVNSSSFGKWFPEHIEALEKIGPVDSFRFDNDIDGKSLAEKLHGYNLIISSVTPFFTKEFFENKDELLIISRHGIGYNNIDLDAAKEHGTLVTIVPPLVERDTVAENAVAQLLALVRQTLPAAQAAKDNKWKDRAQFMGHELSGKNVGVIGCGNIGSRVAEILKYGFNANLYVCDPKVDPEWVEKHGAKVVELDELLAKADIISLNASLDEDSYHILNEEAFSKMKKGVYITNTARGALVDEEAVIDAIEAGIVLGLATDVMEEEPADNSHPYFSNDKILVTPHISAYTYECIKGMGDKCVDDIQKVVNGEEPGGIVSPK, encoded by the coding sequence ATGACAGATTATAAAATAGCATTGGTTAATTCCAGTAGTTTCGGTAAATGGTTTCCAGAGCATATTGAAGCTTTAGAAAAAATTGGACCAGTGGACTCCTTCCGCTTTGATAATGACATTGATGGGAAAAGTCTAGCTGAGAAATTACATGGTTATAATTTAATCATTTCTTCTGTAACTCCTTTCTTTACTAAAGAATTCTTTGAAAATAAAGATGAATTACTCATTATTTCTAGACATGGTATTGGTTATAACAATATTGATCTTGATGCAGCCAAGGAACACGGTACTTTGGTAACTATAGTTCCTCCTTTAGTTGAAAGAGACACAGTGGCAGAAAATGCTGTTGCTCAATTATTAGCGCTCGTAAGACAAACTCTACCAGCGGCTCAAGCGGCTAAAGATAACAAATGGAAAGATCGCGCTCAGTTTATGGGACATGAACTTTCTGGAAAAAATGTAGGGGTTATCGGCTGTGGAAATATTGGTAGCCGAGTTGCTGAAATCTTAAAATATGGCTTTAACGCTAATCTCTATGTATGTGACCCCAAGGTAGATCCAGAATGGGTTGAGAAACATGGGGCAAAAGTCGTTGAGTTAGATGAATTATTAGCGAAAGCAGATATTATTTCCTTAAATGCTTCTCTTGATGAAGATAGCTACCATATCTTAAATGAAGAAGCCTTTTCAAAAATGAAAAAGGGCGTTTACATTACTAATACTGCTCGTGGGGCCCTGGTTGATGAAGAGGCAGTGATTGACGCTATCGAAGCAGGTATTGTACTTGGTTTAGCTACAGATGTGATGGAAGAAGAACCTGCTGATAATTCTCATCCATACTTTTCTAATGACAAGATCTTAGTAACCCCTCACATTTCAGCCTACACTTATGAATGTATTAAAGGCATGGGAGATAAATGTGTGGATGATATTCAAAAGGTTGTCAACGGAGAAGAACCTGGAGGCATCGTTTCACCAAAATAA
- a CDS encoding glycoside hydrolase family 1 protein encodes MIKFPKDFLWGSSTSGPQSEGREAGDGKGDNIWDYWYKIEPFKFHNEIGPGETSTFYKNYKSDIKLLKKTGHTIFRTSIQWARLFPNGTGDINEEAVKFYKDVFQRVKNEDIQLMVNLYHFDMPMELQKIGGWENREVVYAYQNYAQTCIELFNDYVDYWITFNEPIVHVECGYLNQYHYPCKVDPQAAVQVAYHTQLASSLAVKSAHDFNKNIKIGIVLNLTPAYPRSDHPYDKKAANIAELFQAKSFLDPSVKGEYPRELIELLEEHNLLPSYNKEDLKIISENTVDYLGVNYYQPLRVKAPVNVRNSDAPFSPEYYYDTYEMPGRKFNPYRGWEIYEQGVYDIAINIKNNYGNIPWILTENGMGVEDEDRFRVDGQIQDDYRIEFIQGHLKKLHSAIQEGANCKGYLLWTFIDCWSWLNAYKNRYGLIELDLKTQNRIVKKSGEWFKQLSENNGFEE; translated from the coding sequence ATGATTAAGTTTCCAAAAGATTTTTTATGGGGAAGTTCAACATCGGGTCCTCAAAGTGAAGGTAGAGAAGCAGGAGACGGCAAGGGAGATAATATATGGGACTATTGGTATAAAATAGAACCGTTTAAATTTCATAATGAAATTGGGCCGGGTGAAACTTCTACATTTTATAAAAATTATAAATCTGATATAAAGTTACTAAAGAAAACAGGTCATACAATTTTTAGGACCTCCATCCAATGGGCACGACTATTTCCTAATGGAACAGGTGATATCAATGAAGAAGCCGTCAAATTCTACAAGGATGTCTTCCAAAGAGTAAAAAATGAGGACATTCAATTAATGGTTAATTTATATCATTTTGATATGCCAATGGAACTACAAAAGATTGGTGGCTGGGAAAATAGAGAAGTAGTCTACGCCTATCAAAATTATGCTCAAACTTGTATTGAGTTATTTAATGATTATGTTGATTATTGGATTACTTTTAATGAACCAATTGTGCATGTTGAGTGTGGCTATTTAAATCAATATCACTATCCTTGTAAAGTCGATCCCCAAGCTGCAGTACAGGTAGCTTATCATACTCAATTAGCTAGTTCGTTAGCTGTTAAGTCAGCTCATGATTTTAATAAAAATATTAAGATTGGGATTGTTTTAAATTTAACTCCTGCATATCCGCGGAGTGATCACCCTTATGATAAAAAGGCTGCTAATATAGCTGAACTCTTCCAAGCTAAAAGCTTTTTAGATCCATCGGTTAAAGGTGAGTATCCAAGAGAACTCATTGAATTATTAGAAGAACATAATTTACTTCCAAGTTACAACAAAGAAGACTTAAAAATCATTTCAGAAAATACTGTAGATTATTTAGGAGTTAACTATTATCAACCACTGAGGGTAAAAGCGCCAGTAAATGTTAGAAATAGCGATGCGCCCTTTAGCCCTGAATATTATTATGATACTTATGAAATGCCAGGTAGAAAATTTAACCCCTACCGCGGATGGGAAATATATGAACAGGGAGTCTATGATATTGCTATTAACATAAAAAATAATTACGGCAATATCCCTTGGATTCTGACTGAAAATGGTATGGGAGTTGAGGATGAGGATAGATTTAGAGTTGATGGGCAAATCCAAGACGATTATAGAATAGAGTTTATTCAGGGGCACTTGAAAAAACTGCATAGTGCTATCCAAGAGGGGGCTAATTGCAAAGGTTATTTGCTTTGGACATTTATCGATTGTTGGTCCTGGCTGAATGCGTATAAAAATAGATATGGCCTCATTGAATTAGATTTAAAAACACAGAATAGGATTGTAAAAAAATCAGGTGAATGGTTTAAACAACTAAGCGAAAATAACGGATTTGAGGAGTAG
- the gnd gene encoding phosphogluconate dehydrogenase (NAD(+)-dependent, decarboxylating): MKIGMIGLGKMGASLAENMSNHGVEVLGYDQNPGNPGLTHDKFTRVTNLDEMIAGLSKPRVVWLLVPAGDITNSVIDEVSQKLDPGDLIIDGGNSFFKDSIANYEKLKEDNIYFLDCGTSGGMSGALNGGNFMIGGDQEAFKIVEPVFEKISWEGGYLYTGKAGSGHYLKMIHNGIEYGMMAAIGEGFDVLEHSQYEYDYEAVANLWNNGSVIRSWLMELAADAFKKDAKLEGIEGVMYSSGEGKWTVEEALDLQVSIPVITSSLMSRYRSLESDTFNGKVVSALRNGFGGHAMKKKEN; the protein is encoded by the coding sequence ATGAAAATAGGAATGATTGGACTAGGCAAAATGGGAGCCAGTCTTGCAGAAAATATGAGCAACCACGGCGTGGAGGTTCTCGGTTATGATCAAAACCCAGGCAATCCGGGTTTGACACATGATAAGTTTACTAGGGTTACAAATTTAGATGAAATGATTGCTGGTTTATCTAAGCCGCGAGTAGTTTGGTTATTAGTTCCCGCTGGAGATATTACTAATTCAGTAATTGATGAAGTTAGTCAAAAGCTTGATCCAGGAGACCTTATCATTGATGGTGGCAATTCTTTCTTTAAAGATTCCATAGCTAATTATGAAAAACTAAAAGAGGATAATATTTATTTTCTTGATTGTGGGACTTCTGGCGGCATGTCGGGAGCCCTAAATGGCGGTAATTTTATGATTGGTGGCGATCAAGAAGCCTTTAAGATTGTTGAGCCTGTATTTGAAAAAATATCTTGGGAGGGTGGCTACCTATATACGGGGAAAGCCGGTAGTGGGCATTATCTCAAAATGATTCATAATGGGATTGAATATGGCATGATGGCTGCTATTGGCGAAGGTTTTGATGTTTTAGAACATTCTCAATATGAGTATGATTATGAAGCGGTTGCTAATTTGTGGAATAATGGCTCAGTTATTCGTTCCTGGTTAATGGAATTAGCAGCAGATGCCTTTAAGAAGGATGCTAAGCTCGAAGGAATTGAAGGTGTCATGTATTCATCTGGGGAAGGTAAATGGACTGTAGAAGAAGCTTTAGACTTACAGGTTTCAATTCCAGTAATTACTTCATCTCTAATGTCTCGCTACCGCTCATTAGAGTCAGATACCTTTAATGGTAAAGTTGTCTCTGCATTACGCAATGGCTTTGGAGGCCATGCTATGAAGAAAAAAGAAAATTAA
- a CDS encoding phosphoglycerate dehydrogenase gives MAKVLITPRSFAKYNKEEIVQLFEEADIEPIFNETGTIYTEEKLIESVSDVDGIIVGVDPITENVINNAPKLKTIAKYGVGIDNINVELAKEKDITITRTIGANASAVADYDFALLMAVARRVVEINNAAKEKIDWSKKMALDIYGKKIGILGLGATGRETVKRAQGFAMDIYGYDIYEDKDYIKENNIHFTQDLTTIFKECDFISIHIPLTEDTHYLINKDLFAIAKPNLVLTNTARGGIINEKDLYEALANKQIFGAGIDAFEQEPLEDSPLLGLENLIIGTHTAASSVGASEQMTFQATQNVISEIQR, from the coding sequence ATGGCGAAAGTATTAATTACACCGCGATCCTTTGCTAAATATAATAAAGAAGAAATTGTGCAACTCTTTGAGGAAGCTGATATTGAACCTATATTTAATGAAACAGGTACGATCTATACAGAAGAAAAACTTATTGAGTCAGTTTCAGATGTAGATGGAATTATTGTAGGTGTCGATCCAATCACGGAAAATGTGATAAACAATGCACCTAAGCTGAAAACTATTGCTAAGTATGGAGTCGGCATTGATAATATTAATGTTGAACTTGCCAAAGAAAAAGATATTACCATTACTCGTACGATAGGTGCTAATGCAAGTGCAGTTGCTGACTATGATTTCGCTCTATTAATGGCTGTTGCTCGTAGAGTCGTTGAGATTAATAATGCAGCTAAAGAAAAAATCGATTGGTCTAAGAAAATGGCCCTAGATATTTACGGCAAAAAAATCGGTATACTTGGCTTAGGTGCAACAGGGCGTGAAACAGTTAAACGCGCTCAGGGCTTTGCTATGGATATCTATGGTTATGATATCTATGAAGATAAAGATTATATTAAAGAAAACAATATTCACTTTACCCAAGATTTAACAACCATATTTAAAGAATGTGATTTTATTTCCATTCATATACCATTAACTGAAGATACTCATTATTTGATTAATAAGGACCTTTTTGCAATAGCAAAACCTAACTTAGTATTAACTAATACAGCTAGAGGAGGCATTATTAATGAAAAGGACCTTTATGAAGCACTAGCTAATAAACAAATTTTTGGTGCTGGAATTGATGCTTTTGAGCAGGAACCACTAGAAGATTCACCTTTACTAGGTTTAGAAAATCTAATTATTGGAACACATACAGCAGCTTCTTCTGTTGGAGCAAGTGAGCAAATGACTTTTCAGGCGACTCAAAATGTTATTTCAGAAATTCAAAGATAA